The following proteins come from a genomic window of Cronobacter muytjensii ATCC 51329:
- the tusB gene encoding sulfurtransferase complex subunit TusB translates to MLYTLSRSPWQTDLEALLRLVRASDDILLMQDGVVAALNHSRFLTALLASPARVCALENDIEARGLVAQISSNVETISYTDFVKLTVKHASQMAW, encoded by the coding sequence ATGCTGTATACGCTTTCTCGCTCGCCCTGGCAGACCGATCTTGAGGCCCTGCTGCGTCTGGTACGCGCCAGCGACGATATTCTGCTGATGCAGGACGGCGTGGTCGCCGCGCTTAACCACAGCCGCTTTCTGACTGCGCTGCTGGCCTCACCCGCCCGGGTGTGCGCCTTAGAAAACGACATTGAAGCCAGAGGATTGGTCGCTCAAATTTCGAGCAATGTCGAAACGATTAGCTATACTGATTTCGTCAAACTCACAGTAAAACACGCGAGCCAGATGGCCTGGTAA
- the tusC gene encoding sulfurtransferase complex subunit TusC — translation MKQVAFVFTHAPHGTASGREGLDALLAMSALTEEIGVFFISDGVFQILPGQVPQAILARDYIATFKVLPLYDIERCYVCLESLRERGLSEEQTFVIDVEMLDAGALRERLDGYDVVLTF, via the coding sequence ATGAAACAGGTAGCCTTTGTCTTTACTCACGCGCCGCATGGCACCGCATCCGGGCGTGAAGGACTTGATGCGTTGCTGGCGATGTCAGCCTTAACGGAGGAGATCGGCGTCTTTTTCATAAGCGACGGCGTTTTTCAGATCCTGCCAGGACAGGTGCCGCAGGCGATTCTCGCCCGCGACTATATCGCCACGTTCAAAGTATTGCCGCTGTATGATATCGAGCGCTGCTATGTGTGCCTTGAATCACTTCGCGAGCGCGGGCTGAGTGAGGAACAGACGTTTGTTATTGATGTCGAAATGCTCGACGCCGGTGCCCTGCGCGAGCGTCTTGATGGCTACGATGTCGTGCTGACTTTTTAA
- a CDS encoding helix-turn-helix transcriptional regulator, protein MSNSLLTNEASELDLLDQRPFDQTDFDILRSYEAVVDGLAMLIGSHCEIVLHSLQDLKCSAIRIANGEHTGRKIGSPITDLALRMLHDMTGADSSVSKCYFTRAKSGVLMKSVTIAIRNREHRVIGLLCINMNLDVPFSQIMSTFVPPETQEVPSSVNFASSVEDLVTQTLEFTIEEVNADRNVSNNAKNRQIVLNLYEKGIFDIKDAINQVADRLNISKHTVYLYIRQFKNGDFQGQDR, encoded by the coding sequence ATGTCCAATTCGCTATTAACCAATGAGGCCAGCGAACTCGATCTGCTGGATCAGCGTCCCTTCGATCAGACCGATTTTGATATCCTGCGCTCCTACGAAGCGGTCGTGGACGGGTTAGCGATGCTCATCGGCTCCCACTGTGAAATTGTGCTGCATTCCCTGCAGGATCTGAAATGCTCGGCGATCCGTATTGCCAATGGCGAACATACGGGCCGGAAAATCGGCTCGCCGATTACCGATCTCGCGTTGCGTATGCTGCATGATATGACGGGCGCAGACAGCAGCGTGTCTAAGTGCTATTTCACCCGCGCGAAAAGCGGCGTCCTGATGAAATCGGTCACTATCGCCATCCGTAACCGGGAGCACCGCGTGATTGGTCTGCTGTGCATTAATATGAATCTGGATGTGCCGTTCTCGCAGATAATGAGCACGTTTGTGCCGCCGGAAACTCAGGAAGTGCCGTCGTCTGTAAACTTCGCGTCGTCCGTTGAAGACCTCGTCACCCAGACGCTGGAGTTCACCATTGAAGAAGTGAACGCCGACCGAAACGTCTCTAACAACGCCAAGAACCGTCAGATTGTCCTTAACCTCTATGAGAAAGGCATCTTCGATATTAAAGACGCCATCAACCAGGTGGCCGACCGGCTTAATATCTCCAAACACACGGTTTACCTTTATATCCGCCAGTTCAAAAACGGGGATTTTCAGGGGCAGGATCGCTGA
- the tusD gene encoding sulfurtransferase complex subunit TusD, with protein MRFALMVTGPAYGTQQASSALQFAKALLAEGHSLESVFFYREGVYNANQLTAPASDEFDLVRAWEQLHNENGVALHICVAAALRRGVTDEKEARQQGLAGANLQPGFVLSGLGALAEAALTCDRVVEF; from the coding sequence ATGCGTTTTGCCCTGATGGTGACCGGGCCCGCGTATGGCACCCAGCAGGCGAGCAGCGCGTTGCAGTTTGCCAAAGCGCTGTTGGCGGAAGGCCACAGCCTTGAGAGCGTCTTTTTCTACCGCGAAGGGGTGTATAACGCAAACCAGCTGACGGCGCCCGCGAGTGATGAGTTCGATCTGGTACGCGCCTGGGAACAGCTTCATAACGAAAACGGCGTGGCGTTGCACATCTGCGTCGCGGCAGCGCTGCGCCGCGGCGTGACGGATGAAAAAGAGGCGCGCCAGCAGGGGCTTGCGGGCGCGAATCTCCAGCCAGGGTTTGTGTTGAGCGGCCTCGGCGCGCTGGCGGAAGCCGCGCTGACCTGTGACAGAGTGGTAGAATTTTAA